One Nitrospirae bacterium YQR-1 DNA window includes the following coding sequences:
- the galT gene encoding galactose-1-phosphate uridylyltransferase, with the protein MSELRKDPIIGRWVIISTERGKRPSDFLSPSSRRKKLVGFCPFCPGHEYTTPNEILAFRGSHKTGPSDWTLRVVPNKFPALQIEGELERSGEHIFGRMNGIGAHEIIVETPGHEYSLSTMPRKSAEDVLWAYYSRLTDLKKDHRFQYILIYKNEGEAAGATLEHTHSQLIALPIVPKRVQEELDSSKKYFDFMEKCIYCDLVQQEKHINKRVVCENDSYITLSAYAPRVPFEMWIMPKNHESSFRPKNNSFAELAEIIQTTLQMLDKILDVPPYNFVIHTSPLNAEENNYYHWHIEIFPKLTKMAGFEWGSGFYINPTSPEDAVRFLKGGA; encoded by the coding sequence ATGTCAGAGTTAAGAAAAGACCCTATAATAGGGCGTTGGGTTATAATATCAACGGAGAGGGGCAAAAGACCCTCTGATTTCTTATCACCCTCATCAAGGAGGAAGAAATTAGTCGGGTTTTGCCCATTCTGTCCGGGTCATGAGTACACAACCCCCAACGAGATACTCGCTTTCAGAGGCTCTCATAAGACCGGACCGTCCGACTGGACACTACGGGTTGTACCTAACAAGTTTCCGGCACTTCAGATAGAGGGAGAGCTGGAGAGGTCAGGAGAGCACATTTTCGGCAGAATGAACGGTATCGGCGCTCATGAGATCATCGTAGAGACCCCGGGCCACGAATACTCTCTCTCCACCATGCCTCGCAAGAGTGCAGAGGATGTCCTGTGGGCTTATTACTCACGTCTTACAGATTTAAAGAAGGACCACCGTTTTCAGTATATCCTGATTTATAAAAACGAGGGAGAGGCCGCCGGCGCAACCCTGGAGCACACGCACAGCCAACTGATAGCCCTTCCGATTGTTCCCAAGAGAGTGCAGGAAGAGCTGGATTCCTCAAAAAAATATTTTGACTTTATGGAAAAATGCATATACTGTGACCTTGTGCAACAGGAAAAACACATAAATAAGCGTGTAGTGTGTGAAAACGATTCATACATTACCCTGTCGGCCTATGCTCCGCGTGTGCCCTTTGAAATGTGGATAATGCCAAAGAACCACGAATCATCATTCAGGCCTAAGAACAACTCCTTCGCCGAGCTTGCCGAAATCATCCAGACTACTTTACAGATGCTTGATAAAATACTGGACGTTCCACCGTATAATTTTGTAATTCACACCTCTCCACTTAATGCCGAGGAGAACAACTACTACCACTGGCACATAGAAATATTTCCCAAACTCACGAAAATGGCGGGTTTTGAGTGGGGCTCAGGGTTTTATATTAATCCAACGTCTCCTGAGGATGCCGTCAGATTCCTAAAGGGTGGAGCTTAG
- a CDS encoding MBL fold metallo-hydrolase, translating into MKTTFFCKPVNSPFEDPAVYVRLRCQRRTFLFDCGDISALNQREILKISAVFVTHMHIDHFIGFDLILRLLLGRDTPLSIYGPMGIIHAVESKLKGFTWNVIKEYPIKIEVFEITQNSIAHAGFYAECAFEKIQMPDLPFNNTVYSEDGITVTVEIFDHGIPVAGFSLSEESHININKNELLRLGFEVGPWLNEFKKAIRNNTEDFRVTHQGKTYTLEDLNSLVMITEGQRISYITDIAPTDENIRKAVELASNSDILYIEAFFLKEDHERAVKRNHLTTSLAGLIAKTAKVKHIELIHISPKYTGLYSKVEAEVLEMLPEAYQD; encoded by the coding sequence ATGAAAACAACATTTTTTTGTAAGCCGGTAAACAGCCCTTTTGAGGACCCTGCAGTGTATGTACGGCTGCGGTGCCAAAGGCGCACTTTTCTCTTTGATTGCGGCGATATATCTGCATTAAACCAGCGGGAAATACTGAAAATATCAGCTGTTTTTGTTACCCACATGCACATTGACCACTTTATCGGCTTTGATTTAATATTGAGGCTTCTGCTTGGTCGTGACACGCCCCTTAGCATATATGGCCCCATGGGAATCATCCACGCCGTGGAAAGCAAACTCAAAGGCTTTACGTGGAATGTAATCAAAGAATATCCAATTAAAATAGAGGTCTTTGAAATTACACAAAACTCGATAGCTCATGCCGGCTTTTATGCAGAGTGCGCCTTTGAAAAAATCCAAATGCCTGATTTGCCCTTTAATAACACTGTCTATAGTGAAGACGGCATTACTGTTACCGTGGAGATTTTTGACCATGGGATACCGGTAGCAGGATTTTCGTTGAGTGAGGAAAGCCACATAAATATAAACAAGAATGAGCTGCTACGGCTGGGGTTTGAGGTAGGTCCGTGGCTTAATGAATTTAAAAAAGCTATCAGGAACAACACAGAGGACTTCAGGGTAACCCATCAGGGGAAAACCTACACATTAGAGGACCTTAACAGTCTTGTGATGATAACTGAGGGGCAGCGGATTTCATACATCACAGACATTGCCCCGACAGATGAAAACATAAGAAAAGCCGTGGAGCTTGCCTCAAACTCAGACATCCTCTACATAGAGGCTTTTTTTCTGAAAGAGGACCATGAGAGGGCGGTTAAAAGAAACCACCTGACCACCTCCCTTGCCGGCCTTATTGCTAAAACGGCTAAGGTTAAGCATATCGAATTAATCCACATATCCCCTAAGTACACCGGCTTGTACAGTAAAGTGGAGGCGGAAGTATTGGAGATGTTGCCGGAGGCATATCAGGATTAA
- the dprA gene encoding DNA-processing protein DprA, translating to MQGDIKHWLALSAIKNVGPGTGRKLLAHFKNPENIFKAGLSELMEVEGIKKFRAESIRNFNGWDVVEQALKKIEENQITVLCHTEDEYPEMLKELPDSPILLFVKGDITPEDRYAIAIVGTRTLSHYGKSVTEKFTGELVDMGFTIVSGMARGIDTVAHRQALKGYGRTIAVLGCGIDIAYPPENLWLMQRIAENGAVVSEFLPGSRPQRENFPIRNRLISAFSLGVLVVEAGQRSGALITANFALEQGKEVFAIPGNIMASNAQGTHALIQHGAKLVNNSQDILEELGDLIKAYIKERKEKPAVKRKALQAKRAVERKEKAAEPAGKQVVKKNPEHNDDGKRVFSVLGFEALHVDEIIRKTSLPAHRVLNVLLELELKGLVKQTDGMKFCIV from the coding sequence ATGCAAGGGGATATCAAACACTGGCTGGCGCTCTCAGCAATAAAAAACGTGGGACCAGGCACGGGGCGCAAGCTGCTTGCCCATTTTAAAAACCCTGAAAACATCTTCAAGGCCGGCTTGTCTGAGCTGATGGAAGTGGAGGGAATAAAAAAATTTCGCGCTGAAAGCATACGTAATTTCAACGGTTGGGATGTTGTGGAGCAGGCTTTAAAAAAGATAGAGGAAAATCAGATAACAGTGCTTTGCCATACGGAGGATGAGTATCCGGAGATGCTCAAGGAGTTGCCGGATAGCCCGATACTACTGTTTGTCAAAGGGGATATCACACCTGAGGACCGCTACGCTATAGCGATAGTGGGAACTCGAACGCTTAGCCATTACGGTAAGAGTGTGACGGAGAAATTTACCGGCGAGCTTGTGGATATGGGCTTTACGATAGTAAGCGGCATGGCAAGGGGAATAGATACAGTGGCGCATAGGCAGGCTTTAAAGGGCTACGGCCGCACCATAGCGGTCCTGGGCTGTGGCATAGACATAGCGTATCCGCCTGAGAACTTGTGGCTTATGCAACGGATAGCGGAAAACGGAGCCGTAGTTTCGGAGTTCCTACCGGGCAGCCGGCCTCAGAGGGAGAATTTTCCAATAAGAAACCGGCTGATAAGTGCGTTTTCACTGGGAGTGCTTGTGGTTGAAGCAGGGCAAAGAAGCGGAGCTCTAATTACGGCTAATTTTGCGCTGGAGCAGGGTAAAGAGGTATTTGCAATTCCGGGTAATATTATGGCCTCAAATGCACAGGGCACTCACGCCCTTATTCAACACGGTGCAAAGCTTGTCAACAACTCTCAGGATATTTTAGAGGAGCTTGGTGATTTAATAAAAGCCTATATCAAAGAAAGAAAAGAAAAACCGGCAGTAAAACGGAAGGCACTACAAGCTAAGAGAGCAGTTGAAAGGAAAGAAAAAGCTGCAGAGCCTGCAGGTAAGCAGGTTGTCAAAAAAAATCCTGAACATAATGACGACGGGAAAAGGGTGTTCTCTGTGCTGGGTTTTGAGGCGCTTCATGTAGATGAGATAATCCGTAAGACGTCACTGCCGGCTCACAGGGTACTAAATGTGTTGCTTGAGCTTGAACTAAAAGGGCTGGTTAAACAAACTGATGGTATGAAATTTTGCATTGTGTGA
- a CDS encoding PAS domain S-box protein: protein MQTETAQKQLSGFNDPEQLLQYKPFIKAERLLCLFDFARQTGSLSDLDKLLETICKTVTALANVKGCAIRLKGEAGYTIKSSFGLTKGVLSILTQKVGEEVFSQVLKKNQALLIDDTKVLPNELRVLQLMIRSMAIVPLRTGSSLIGTLEVYDKVKQPSAAAAPVLTTDDLLTLEGFAVLAALSIERALAHKKELEWQRAKTVSQNRMEILFNSVNAAIVTVDKWLTITTANKAIEKWTSFNVMEIPGRKCHEVFPYEEGICPQCVAEATFDSGDICTVNYEKHGRYAEISAYPIKENERIDECIVMVRDITDRITSQMEITELYQKVSDTKERLESLIENSADAIITTDLDCVITSWNKSAELIFGFTLREAIDTCIPFLPESALINGKAHLDAIRQGEILKDVETSGNRKDGSMVDISLTISPIKDATGVVTGMSMIARDISLRKSIAEKLVKSNRKFSRLFFISTAMRGTLELNRLLRMILTAVTVSDGLGFNRAIIFLCDDSERMLKGMMGVGPANHEEAARIWQDLSFEDKSLHSILQEIENGPLSKDSFMDKLSMSLQIPLESECYLSTAIAKKMHFNVKSAATDPMSNPILTQYLKTEAYLVVPIIARNRAIGVLWVDNLFNHRPITEDDTEFLLSFADQAATAIESARLFEQVKLAETELENMFESINDLVYITDKDLNIVKVNKSVCNLTELPPSEIIGRKCYEIFHATSEPWPNCPHRQILEEGKSGVSEVEGFYYRLKDTCSVSNSPIFDHHARFKGTIHIVSNVKEIKALREQLASIEKVAALGEMAARVAHEIRNPLSSIGGFARRLEKKLDEPLKEYAHIIVSEVGRLEALLRQTLGFVRKNKISNEKVDVIALLHSIISMIEQPIKGKIRIEEIHSEKTLEITGNPGSLKEALFNIFDNARQAIEGNGKIIVHSRRQDNAAAIEIEDTGAGIEEEELKHLFDPFFTTKTTGAGLGLTIAQKIIEEHKGTIEVESTVGVGTIFKINLPLKEGNNE from the coding sequence TTGCAAACCGAGACGGCACAAAAACAGTTGTCGGGGTTTAACGACCCTGAACAATTACTTCAATATAAGCCTTTTATAAAGGCGGAGCGGCTCCTTTGTCTTTTTGATTTTGCACGACAAACAGGCTCTCTTTCCGACCTTGATAAGCTGCTTGAGACTATCTGCAAAACCGTCACAGCTCTTGCAAATGTTAAAGGTTGCGCTATAAGGCTAAAGGGAGAGGCCGGATACACCATAAAGTCATCGTTTGGACTTACTAAGGGTGTTTTAAGTATATTGACTCAAAAGGTTGGTGAGGAGGTTTTTTCCCAGGTTCTTAAAAAAAATCAGGCACTTCTGATTGACGATACCAAAGTGCTGCCAAATGAGCTGCGGGTTCTTCAATTAATGATCCGCTCCATGGCCATAGTGCCTCTGAGAACCGGCAGCTCACTCATAGGCACCCTTGAGGTCTATGATAAAGTAAAACAGCCCTCCGCCGCAGCTGCACCTGTGCTGACAACGGACGATCTTTTAACGCTTGAGGGTTTTGCAGTTCTTGCGGCTCTGAGCATAGAACGCGCTCTTGCACACAAAAAAGAGCTCGAATGGCAACGGGCTAAAACTGTATCTCAAAACAGGATGGAAATCCTCTTTAACAGCGTAAACGCTGCAATTGTCACTGTTGACAAATGGCTAACCATTACAACGGCAAACAAGGCCATTGAGAAATGGACGTCTTTTAACGTAATGGAAATACCGGGCAGGAAGTGTCATGAAGTTTTTCCGTATGAAGAGGGAATATGTCCCCAGTGTGTGGCTGAGGCAACTTTCGATTCAGGGGATATATGCACGGTCAATTACGAAAAACATGGCCGCTATGCTGAAATATCCGCTTACCCGATAAAGGAAAATGAGCGGATAGACGAGTGCATAGTCATGGTAAGGGATATAACCGACAGAATAACCAGCCAGATGGAAATTACGGAGTTATACCAAAAGGTGTCAGATACAAAGGAACGCCTTGAGAGTCTTATAGAGAACTCCGCCGATGCCATAATAACGACTGATTTAGACTGTGTAATTACCTCGTGGAATAAAAGTGCCGAGCTGATATTCGGCTTTACCCTGCGTGAGGCTATAGACACCTGTATCCCTTTTTTACCGGAGTCGGCCTTAATTAACGGCAAAGCACACCTGGATGCAATAAGACAAGGTGAGATTCTCAAAGATGTTGAAACAAGCGGGAACCGTAAGGACGGCTCAATGGTTGATATAAGCCTGACCATCTCTCCTATAAAGGATGCCACAGGGGTTGTTACCGGAATGAGCATGATAGCGCGTGACATATCTTTAAGGAAATCTATAGCGGAAAAACTGGTTAAAAGTAACAGGAAATTTTCGAGGTTATTTTTTATAAGTACCGCTATGCGCGGCACACTTGAGCTCAACAGGCTCCTCAGAATGATTCTAACGGCGGTAACGGTAAGCGACGGACTGGGTTTTAACAGGGCAATAATCTTTCTCTGTGATGATTCGGAGCGGATGCTGAAGGGAATGATGGGGGTGGGGCCTGCCAATCATGAGGAGGCGGCAAGGATATGGCAGGACTTGTCATTTGAGGACAAATCACTTCACAGCATCCTGCAGGAGATTGAAAACGGCCCGCTTAGTAAGGACTCCTTTATGGATAAGCTTTCCATGAGCCTGCAAATACCCCTTGAGTCGGAATGTTATCTTTCGACGGCGATAGCTAAAAAGATGCACTTTAATGTAAAATCGGCGGCCACAGACCCCATGTCTAATCCCATACTGACTCAATACCTCAAGACGGAGGCATATTTAGTTGTACCTATAATAGCCCGCAACAGGGCAATAGGGGTGTTGTGGGTGGATAATCTCTTTAACCACCGCCCAATAACAGAGGATGACACGGAGTTTTTGTTAAGTTTCGCCGATCAGGCTGCAACAGCTATCGAGAGCGCCAGACTTTTTGAACAAGTAAAACTGGCTGAGACGGAACTGGAAAACATGTTTGAATCCATAAACGATCTGGTTTATATAACGGATAAGGATTTAAACATTGTAAAGGTTAATAAGTCGGTGTGTAACCTTACAGAGTTACCGCCGTCTGAAATTATAGGGAGAAAGTGCTATGAGATATTTCACGCCACCTCCGAGCCATGGCCTAACTGCCCTCATAGGCAGATTCTGGAAGAGGGGAAATCAGGGGTAAGTGAGGTGGAGGGTTTTTATTATCGCTTAAAGGATACATGTAGTGTGTCGAACTCTCCAATATTTGACCATCACGCCCGATTTAAGGGGACAATCCATATAGTTAGTAATGTGAAGGAGATAAAAGCCCTTCGTGAGCAGTTAGCCAGCATAGAGAAAGTGGCGGCCCTTGGTGAGATGGCAGCCCGTGTAGCACATGAGATAAGGAATCCCCTTTCCTCAATAGGGGGATTTGCCAGAAGGCTTGAGAAAAAGCTTGATGAGCCGTTAAAAGAGTATGCCCACATAATCGTAAGTGAGGTGGGACGGCTGGAGGCACTGCTGAGGCAGACCCTTGGTTTTGTAAGAAAAAACAAAATATCCAATGAAAAAGTTGATGTTATAGCCCTTTTGCACTCTATAATTTCTATGATAGAGCAGCCGATTAAAGGTAAAATCCGCATAGAGGAAATCCATAGTGAGAAGACCCTTGAAATAACCGGTAATCCGGGGAGTTTAAAGGAAGCACTCTTTAATATCTTTGACAATGCCCGGCAGGCAATAGAGGGCAATGGGAAGATTATAGTGCACTCACGGCGGCAGGATAATGCAGCCGCCATAGAGATAGAAGATACGGGGGCCGGGATAGAAGAGGAGGAGTTAAAGCATCTGTTTGATCCGTTTTTCACGACAAAGACAACGGGGGCAGGTTTGGGTTTAACCATAGCACAAAAAATAATTGAGGAGCATAAAGGAACAATAGAAGTAGAAAGTACAGTTGGTGTAGGAACTATATTTAAAATTAATTTACCATTAAAGGAGGGAAACAATGAGTAA
- a CDS encoding response regulator, producing MSKPKVLIVDDDQHLRMLYQAELEDENYEVFIASSGKEALEFFEKQTPDIVTLDILMPGMDGIEVLRRMKEKKPGLPVIMSTAYDYRDDFSVWASDAYVVKSADLTELKSTIKTLLAKK from the coding sequence ATGAGTAAACCTAAAGTGCTGATAGTTGATGACGACCAACATCTCAGAATGCTTTATCAGGCGGAGCTTGAGGATGAAAACTACGAGGTTTTTATCGCAAGTTCCGGCAAGGAAGCACTGGAATTTTTTGAAAAGCAAACTCCGGATATTGTAACACTGGATATTTTAATGCCTGGAATGGATGGCATAGAGGTGCTCAGAAGGATGAAGGAAAAGAAACCCGGCCTTCCCGTCATAATGTCAACGGCTTACGATTACAGGGATGATTTCTCCGTTTGGGCCTCTGACGCTTACGTTGTAAAATCAGCAGATCTAACAGAGTTGAAGAGCACGATAAAGACCCTTTTAGCCAAAAAATGA
- the topA gene encoding type I DNA topoisomerase produces the protein MALKLVIVESPAKAKTIEKILGKSFTVKASVGHIMDLPKKVLGVDKENGFKPEYITIPGKEKITSELKEAANKVQEVYLAPDPDREGEIIAWHIASIIADNTESKPAMFRVAFNEITEKAVKDAMTRPANIDMNKVNAQQARRVLDRLVGYGLSPLLWKKVSRGLSAGRVQSVAVRLIVDREREIEAFNKEEYWSLTASFIANAEPSFLAKLHKYNGHIVIEKSPKGNKFFITTEEQAAKIKESLLSDTFKLKSVDKKDKKRMPYPPFITSTLQQEAIKHLRFTAKKTMMTAQKLYEGVSLGQEGAVGLITYMRTDSVRCAPEAVKWAREFIEKTFGKKYVPDKPHKFKTKGSAQDAHEAIRPTYVKYPPEAIKKYLKAEEYALYELIWKRFMASQMAQAELEQTSFDITDSAEKALFRASGTIIKFKGFLALYSDTQEGDETEEGAILPSLIEGQILKLLDLLPKQHFTQPPPRYTEASLVKTLEEKGVGRPSTYATILSTIGERRYVEKEEGKFKPTELGKVVNDLLVERFPELIDITFTAKMEDDLDKVEEGSIRWNALIEDFYPPFKKELDDASSAKDRVKPEDIPTDIVCDKCSMAMVKKWSKNGWFLACSGYPKCKNTMPLEDGQNGANAHVEQTDEICDKCSAPMVIKTGKFGRFMACSGYPKCKNAKPIPTGLKCPMDGGDIIERRSSKGKFRGKTFYSCSKYPECKFISNYKPVNESCPDCGTPAMYEKINKTGETVIFCQNKECKHTAGSVSN, from the coding sequence ATGGCATTAAAATTGGTAATAGTGGAGTCCCCGGCCAAAGCAAAAACGATAGAGAAGATACTGGGTAAGAGCTTTACGGTTAAAGCCTCAGTAGGGCATATAATGGATTTACCCAAAAAAGTGTTGGGAGTAGATAAGGAAAACGGCTTTAAACCGGAGTACATAACAATTCCGGGTAAGGAGAAAATCACATCGGAGCTGAAAGAGGCTGCCAATAAAGTGCAGGAGGTTTATCTTGCCCCTGACCCCGACAGAGAGGGCGAGATTATCGCCTGGCATATAGCCTCCATTATAGCTGATAACACAGAGAGCAAACCTGCAATGTTTCGGGTGGCTTTTAATGAAATAACGGAAAAAGCGGTGAAAGACGCCATGACACGCCCGGCTAACATAGACATGAATAAGGTAAATGCCCAGCAGGCCAGAAGGGTGCTTGACAGGCTTGTGGGTTACGGACTAAGTCCGCTCTTGTGGAAAAAAGTAAGCAGGGGACTCAGCGCAGGCAGAGTGCAGTCTGTGGCGGTACGGCTGATTGTTGACAGGGAAAGAGAGATAGAGGCTTTTAACAAGGAGGAATATTGGTCTTTAACCGCCTCATTTATAGCAAATGCAGAACCGTCTTTTTTGGCAAAGCTCCATAAATATAACGGCCATATCGTAATAGAGAAGTCGCCAAAGGGTAATAAGTTTTTTATAACCACAGAGGAGCAGGCCGCTAAAATAAAGGAAAGTCTTTTATCTGATACGTTTAAGCTAAAGAGTGTTGATAAAAAGGATAAGAAAAGGATGCCCTATCCGCCCTTTATCACAAGCACACTGCAACAGGAGGCAATCAAACATCTTCGTTTTACAGCTAAAAAAACCATGATGACCGCTCAGAAACTTTATGAGGGTGTCAGCCTGGGGCAGGAGGGCGCAGTCGGTTTAATAACATACATGCGTACTGACTCTGTGAGATGTGCGCCCGAGGCGGTAAAGTGGGCCAGGGAGTTTATAGAGAAGACCTTCGGTAAAAAATACGTGCCGGATAAACCCCATAAATTTAAGACTAAAGGCAGTGCACAGGATGCTCACGAGGCAATAAGGCCAACGTATGTTAAGTACCCCCCTGAGGCGATTAAGAAATACCTTAAAGCTGAGGAATATGCCCTCTATGAGCTCATCTGGAAGCGCTTCATGGCAAGCCAAATGGCACAAGCCGAGCTTGAACAAACCTCCTTTGATATAACAGACAGCGCTGAAAAGGCCCTCTTCAGGGCCTCCGGCACGATAATTAAATTTAAGGGATTTCTGGCGCTTTATTCGGATACCCAGGAAGGAGATGAGACCGAGGAAGGCGCTATATTGCCTTCATTAATTGAAGGACAGATATTAAAATTACTCGATCTGCTGCCTAAACAGCATTTCACACAACCACCCCCAAGATACACTGAGGCTTCCCTTGTTAAGACTTTGGAGGAAAAAGGGGTAGGCAGACCAAGCACCTATGCCACCATATTATCCACTATAGGGGAGCGCCGGTATGTGGAAAAAGAGGAGGGAAAGTTTAAACCCACTGAGCTTGGAAAAGTTGTAAACGATCTGCTCGTTGAACGTTTCCCTGAGCTTATTGACATAACATTCACGGCTAAAATGGAAGACGACCTTGATAAGGTGGAAGAGGGAAGCATTCGTTGGAATGCTCTTATTGAGGACTTCTATCCGCCCTTTAAAAAAGAGCTGGATGATGCCTCATCGGCTAAGGACAGGGTTAAACCGGAGGATATTCCGACTGACATTGTGTGTGATAAATGCAGCATGGCAATGGTTAAAAAGTGGAGTAAAAACGGCTGGTTTCTGGCATGCTCCGGTTATCCGAAGTGTAAAAACACCATGCCTCTTGAGGACGGCCAAAACGGTGCAAACGCCCATGTGGAGCAGACCGATGAGATATGTGATAAGTGTTCGGCTCCTATGGTTATAAAAACAGGAAAGTTCGGCAGGTTTATGGCATGTTCAGGCTATCCGAAGTGTAAAAACGCCAAACCGATCCCTACAGGGCTTAAGTGCCCGATGGATGGGGGGGACATTATAGAGAGAAGATCCTCAAAAGGAAAATTTAGGGGAAAGACTTTCTATAGTTGCAGCAAGTACCCGGAGTGTAAATTTATCTCTAACTACAAGCCGGTAAACGAAAGCTGCCCGGATTGCGGAACGCCCGCCATGTATGAAAAAATAAATAAAACCGGAGAGACTGTTATTTTCTGCCAGAACAAAGAGTGCAAACACACAGCCGGTTCTGTTTCCAATTAA